The Iamia majanohamensis genome window below encodes:
- the leuS gene encoding leucine--tRNA ligase: MAETPEPDQPAHRYSAALANTIEATWQDRWEAEGTFHAPNPVGDLADGFDAVAGLPKRYVLDMFPYPSGVGLHVGHPLGFIGTDVYARYLRMTGHNVIHTMGYDAFGLPAEQYALQTNTHPRVTTEANIANMRRQLRRLGLAHDPRRSVATTDPEFYRWTQWIFLQLFDSWYDADADRARPVRELAAELDAGTRQPAPGTNPSGTPWSALDATGRRKVVNAHRLAYLAEVPVNWCPGLGTVLSNEEVTADGRSERGNFPVFRRPMEQWMLRITAYADRLLDDLDRLDWSDAIKTQQRNWIGRSTGARVRFATPAGDLEVFTTRPDTLFGATYVVVAPEHPLVDALTAEAWPDGTPPAWTGGSATPADAVGSYVKEASRRSDMDRQAGDRAKTGVFTGTTATNPVDGAEIPVFVADYVLMGYGTGAIMAVPAHDHRDLEFARAFDLPVTGVVEPSEAWRAEHDVAADAPAEDWPEAYVGPGVAMASANDDVTLDGLGVDAAKAAITTWLEAAGRGEATVQYKLRDWLFSRQRYWGEPFPIVFGDDGEPRALPEDQLPLELPPMDDFTPTTSDREDSEPEPPLGRVEGWGTVTLDLGDGEATYRRELNTMPNWAGSCWYELRYLDPTNDEALVAPENERYWMGPQTDDDVGGVDLYVGGVEHAVLHLLYARFWHKVLFDLGHVSSSEPFRRLFNQGLIQAYEYVDDRGFYVEASEVVEEDGRYLHDGQEVRRQLGRMGKSRKNAVAPDEMCARYGADTLRLYEMFSGPLDQSRPWDDTAVVGLFRLLQRIWRLVVDEDTGEVRVADVEPSDDTRRVLHRTTASVRDGMDTLRFNTSIARITELTNHLTSAHPDGGVPREVAVALVLLMAPLAPHAAEELWSRLGHEGSLAHAAYPEADEAWLVDDVVEVPVQVNGKVRGRISVAADADQEAMEAAARADEKVAALLDGATVRKVVVVPGRMVNFVVA, encoded by the coding sequence ATGGCCGAGACCCCCGAGCCCGACCAGCCCGCGCACCGCTACTCGGCCGCGCTGGCGAACACCATCGAGGCCACCTGGCAGGACCGCTGGGAGGCCGAGGGCACCTTCCACGCCCCCAACCCGGTGGGCGACCTGGCCGACGGGTTCGACGCCGTCGCCGGCCTGCCCAAGCGCTACGTCCTCGACATGTTCCCCTACCCCTCCGGCGTGGGCCTCCACGTGGGCCACCCGCTGGGGTTCATCGGCACCGACGTCTACGCCCGCTACCTGCGGATGACCGGCCACAACGTCATCCACACCATGGGCTACGACGCCTTCGGCCTGCCCGCCGAGCAGTACGCCCTGCAGACCAACACCCACCCCCGGGTCACGACCGAGGCCAACATCGCCAACATGCGCCGCCAGCTGCGGCGCCTGGGCCTGGCCCACGACCCCCGGCGGTCCGTGGCCACCACCGACCCCGAGTTCTACCGGTGGACCCAGTGGATCTTCCTCCAGCTGTTCGACAGCTGGTACGACGCCGACGCCGACCGGGCCCGTCCGGTGCGCGAGCTGGCGGCCGAGCTCGATGCCGGCACCCGCCAGCCCGCCCCCGGCACCAACCCGTCGGGCACGCCGTGGTCCGCGCTCGACGCGACCGGGCGGCGGAAGGTGGTCAACGCCCACCGCCTGGCCTACCTGGCCGAGGTCCCCGTCAACTGGTGCCCGGGGCTGGGCACGGTGCTGTCGAACGAGGAGGTCACCGCCGACGGCCGCTCCGAGCGGGGCAACTTCCCGGTCTTCCGGCGCCCGATGGAGCAGTGGATGCTGCGCATCACCGCCTACGCCGACCGGCTGCTCGACGACCTCGACCGCCTCGACTGGTCCGACGCCATCAAGACCCAGCAGCGCAACTGGATCGGCCGCTCCACCGGCGCCCGGGTCCGCTTCGCCACCCCGGCCGGCGACCTGGAGGTCTTCACCACCCGCCCCGACACGCTGTTCGGCGCCACCTACGTGGTCGTCGCCCCCGAGCACCCGCTGGTCGACGCCCTGACCGCCGAGGCCTGGCCCGACGGCACCCCCCCGGCGTGGACCGGCGGTTCGGCCACCCCCGCCGACGCGGTGGGCTCCTACGTGAAGGAGGCCAGCCGCCGCTCGGACATGGACCGCCAGGCCGGCGACCGGGCCAAGACCGGTGTCTTCACCGGCACCACCGCCACCAACCCGGTCGACGGGGCCGAGATCCCCGTGTTCGTGGCCGACTACGTGCTGATGGGCTACGGCACCGGGGCGATCATGGCCGTGCCCGCCCACGACCACCGCGACCTGGAGTTCGCCCGGGCCTTCGACCTGCCCGTCACCGGCGTGGTCGAGCCCTCGGAGGCGTGGCGGGCCGAGCACGACGTCGCCGCCGACGCCCCGGCGGAGGACTGGCCCGAGGCCTACGTCGGCCCCGGCGTGGCCATGGCCTCGGCCAACGACGACGTGACCCTCGACGGCCTGGGGGTCGACGCGGCCAAGGCCGCCATCACCACCTGGCTGGAGGCCGCCGGCCGGGGCGAGGCCACGGTCCAGTACAAGCTGCGGGACTGGCTGTTCAGCCGTCAGCGCTACTGGGGCGAGCCCTTCCCCATCGTGTTCGGCGACGACGGCGAGCCCCGGGCCCTGCCCGAGGACCAGCTGCCGCTCGAGCTGCCGCCGATGGACGACTTCACCCCGACCACCTCCGACCGGGAGGACTCCGAGCCCGAGCCGCCGCTGGGTCGGGTCGAGGGCTGGGGCACCGTCACCCTCGACCTGGGCGACGGCGAGGCCACCTACCGCCGCGAGCTGAACACCATGCCCAACTGGGCCGGGTCCTGCTGGTACGAGCTGCGCTACCTGGACCCGACGAACGACGAGGCCCTCGTCGCCCCCGAGAACGAGCGCTACTGGATGGGCCCGCAGACCGACGACGACGTCGGCGGCGTCGACCTCTACGTCGGCGGCGTCGAGCACGCCGTGCTGCACCTGCTCTACGCCCGCTTCTGGCACAAGGTCCTGTTCGACCTGGGCCACGTGTCGTCGTCGGAGCCGTTCCGTCGCCTGTTCAACCAGGGCCTCATCCAGGCCTACGAGTACGTCGACGACCGGGGCTTCTACGTCGAGGCCTCCGAGGTGGTCGAGGAGGACGGGCGCTACCTCCACGACGGCCAGGAGGTCCGGCGCCAGCTGGGCCGCATGGGCAAGTCCCGCAAGAACGCGGTCGCCCCCGACGAGATGTGCGCCCGCTACGGCGCCGACACCCTGCGCCTCTACGAGATGTTCAGCGGGCCGCTCGACCAGAGCCGGCCGTGGGACGACACCGCGGTCGTCGGCCTGTTCCGCCTGCTCCAGCGCATCTGGCGGCTGGTGGTCGACGAGGACACCGGCGAGGTGCGGGTGGCCGACGTCGAGCCGTCCGACGACACCCGGCGGGTGCTCCACCGCACCACCGCCTCGGTGCGCGACGGCATGGACACGCTGCGGTTCAACACCTCCATCGCCCGCATCACCGAGCTGACCAACCACCTCACCTCGGCCCACCCCGACGGCGGCGTCCCCCGGGAGGTGGCCGTCGCCCTGGTGCTGCTGATGGCGCCGCTCGCCCCCCACGCGGCCGAGGAGCTGTGGTCGCGGCTGGGCCACGAGGGCTCGCTCGCCCATGCCGCATACCCGGAGGCCGACGAGGCCTGGCTGGTCGACGACGTCGTCGAGGTCCCGGTGCAGGTCAACGGCAAGGTCCGGGGCCGCATCTCGGTCGCCGCCGACGCCGACCAGGAGGCCATGGAGGCCGCCGCCCGGGCCGACGAGAAGGTGGCGGCCCTCCTCGACGGCGCGACCGTCCGCAAGGTCGTCGTCGTCCCCGGCCGCATGGTCAACTTCGTCGTCGCCTGA
- a CDS encoding alpha/beta fold hydrolase, with the protein MIVFVHGVPETAATWRKVREAVAGESVALALPGFGCPVPDGFVPSKEAYLQWLLGELDALDGPIDLVGHDWGAGLTYPVASHHGDRLRSWVADVGNIAHPDYVWHDFARLWQTPGDGEAFFAAQEAQSVDERAAGYATLGLDADDAHEMAAAGDATMGRCILGLYRSAVPNPHADWGPWAPSAAPGMVLHPTDDPFSDATLAAETAEALGARFATLDGAGHFWPYQAPEQGAAALEAFWASLD; encoded by the coding sequence GTGATCGTCTTCGTCCACGGGGTGCCCGAGACCGCCGCCACCTGGCGCAAGGTGCGCGAGGCGGTCGCCGGCGAGTCGGTGGCCCTGGCCCTGCCCGGGTTCGGCTGCCCGGTGCCCGACGGCTTCGTCCCCTCCAAGGAGGCGTACCTGCAGTGGCTCCTGGGCGAGCTCGACGCCCTCGACGGGCCCATCGACCTGGTGGGCCACGACTGGGGTGCCGGCCTCACCTACCCGGTGGCGTCGCACCACGGCGACCGGCTGCGGTCGTGGGTGGCCGACGTGGGCAACATCGCCCACCCCGACTACGTCTGGCACGACTTCGCCCGCCTGTGGCAGACCCCGGGCGACGGCGAGGCCTTCTTCGCGGCCCAGGAGGCCCAGTCGGTCGACGAGCGGGCGGCCGGCTACGCCACCCTCGGCCTCGACGCCGACGACGCCCACGAGATGGCCGCCGCCGGCGACGCCACCATGGGCCGCTGCATCCTCGGCCTCTACCGCTCGGCGGTGCCCAACCCCCACGCCGACTGGGGCCCGTGGGCGCCGTCGGCTGCGCCCGGGATGGTGCTGCACCCCACCGACGACCCGTTCAGCGACGCCACCCTGGCGGCGGAGACGGCCGAGGCCCTGGGCGCCCGGTTCGCCACCCTCGACGGCGCCGGCCACTTCTGGCCCTACCAGGCGCCGGAGCAAGGGGCGGCCGCCCTCGAGGCCTTCTGGGCCTCGCTCGACTGA
- a CDS encoding fatty acyl-AMP ligase, giving the protein MLTLPSRIEAAAQRGRGTITFLQGDDAEAVTWADLHADARGMAAALQARGIGPGDHVALLGPTSRPLVTAIQATWLAGATVMLLPLPMRMGSIEEFVDQTRARLHHSDAALVLLDEQLAPFIEARPDDPPLVPLTELRADGGAFVAPHIDPERLAVLQFTSGSTSDPKGVMLPHRALCANLDAIIGATDFDPDDDVLLSWLPLYHDMGLVGMLTLPMSTGGDLALAGPQDFMASPARWVRWMSEFGATATAGPNFAWVLATRAMRRLDGLDLSRMRVALNGAEPVDAEAMDALVEAGAPHGLDAGALFPAFGMAEVCIAGAFPRPGQGLRTDVVDARVLETERYAAPVADEDEGGRRLALLGRPVPGLEMRVVDPETGAPRHDREVGELEIRGSSVTTGYYQRPDLSDATFRDGWLRTGDLAYLVDGELVLCGRIKDMIIVGGRNVFPQDVEKAVGEVAGVRPGNVVAIGVTGRRGAEEVVVVAEVRDEIPAALRDHVAERVRTSVGLAPRDVVLVAAGTLPKTSSGKLQRSLCRDKYLAADLVGVAPA; this is encoded by the coding sequence GTGCTGACCCTCCCCTCCCGGATCGAGGCCGCCGCCCAGCGTGGGCGCGGCACCATCACCTTCCTCCAGGGCGACGACGCCGAGGCCGTGACCTGGGCCGACCTCCATGCCGACGCCCGGGGCATGGCCGCCGCCCTGCAGGCCCGGGGCATCGGCCCCGGCGACCACGTCGCCCTGCTCGGGCCCACGTCGCGCCCGCTGGTCACCGCCATCCAGGCCACCTGGCTGGCCGGCGCCACGGTGATGCTGCTGCCCCTGCCCATGCGGATGGGCTCGATCGAGGAGTTCGTCGACCAGACCCGCGCCCGCCTGCACCACAGCGACGCCGCCCTCGTCCTGCTCGACGAGCAGCTGGCCCCGTTCATCGAGGCCCGCCCCGACGACCCGCCGCTGGTCCCGCTGACCGAGCTGCGGGCCGACGGCGGCGCCTTCGTCGCCCCCCACATCGACCCCGAGCGCCTGGCCGTCCTCCAGTTCACCAGCGGGTCGACGTCGGACCCGAAGGGCGTGATGCTCCCGCACCGGGCCCTCTGCGCCAACCTCGACGCCATCATCGGGGCGACCGACTTCGACCCCGACGACGACGTCCTGCTGTCGTGGCTGCCGCTGTACCACGACATGGGCCTGGTCGGGATGCTGACCCTGCCCATGAGCACCGGTGGCGACCTGGCCCTGGCCGGCCCGCAGGACTTCATGGCCTCGCCCGCCCGCTGGGTGCGGTGGATGTCGGAGTTCGGGGCCACGGCCACGGCCGGGCCCAACTTCGCGTGGGTCCTGGCCACCCGGGCCATGCGCCGCCTCGACGGCCTCGACCTCTCCCGCATGCGCGTCGCCCTCAACGGGGCCGAGCCGGTCGACGCCGAGGCCATGGACGCCCTGGTCGAGGCGGGCGCCCCCCACGGCCTCGACGCCGGCGCCCTGTTCCCGGCCTTCGGCATGGCCGAGGTGTGCATCGCCGGCGCCTTCCCCCGCCCCGGCCAGGGGCTCCGCACCGACGTGGTCGATGCCCGGGTGCTCGAGACCGAGCGCTACGCCGCCCCGGTGGCCGACGAGGACGAGGGCGGCCGCCGCCTGGCCCTGCTGGGCCGGCCCGTCCCCGGCCTGGAGATGCGGGTGGTCGACCCCGAGACCGGCGCCCCCCGCCACGACCGCGAGGTGGGCGAGCTCGAGATCCGGGGCTCGTCGGTGACGACCGGCTACTACCAGCGCCCCGACCTCTCCGACGCCACCTTCCGCGACGGCTGGCTGCGCACCGGCGACCTGGCCTACCTGGTCGACGGCGAGCTCGTCCTCTGCGGGCGCATCAAGGACATGATCATCGTCGGCGGCCGCAACGTCTTCCCCCAGGACGTGGAGAAGGCGGTGGGCGAGGTCGCCGGCGTGCGGCCCGGCAACGTGGTGGCCATCGGCGTCACCGGCCGCCGAGGGGCCGAGGAGGTGGTGGTGGTCGCCGAGGTGCGCGACGAGATCCCCGCCGCCCTGCGCGACCACGTCGCCGAGCGGGTCCGCACCAGCGTCGGCCTGGCCCCCCGCGACGTGGTCCTCGTCGCCGCCGGGACCCTGCCCAAGACCAGCTCGGGCAAGCTCCAGCGCTCGCTGTGCCGGGACAAGTACCTGGCCGCCGACCTGGTGGGCGTCGCCCCCGCCTGA
- a CDS encoding TIGR03617 family F420-dependent LLM class oxidoreductase — protein MKVDGGVGGDLSLVPDVARQAEADGYDGVWCAETNQDPFLTLLLTAEHTERIEIGTGIAVAFARNPMTLAQSAHDLQRYSGGRLLLGLGSQIRPHITRRFSMEWSRPAARMREMILALRAIWATWNDGAELAFKGEFYTHTLMTPFFTPPPSEQGPPLVYLAAVGPKMTAVAGEVADGLLAHGFTTPEYLRDVTLPALDMGATAGGRSRSDVSISLPAFVVTGETDEDTAKAATAVKGQIAFYGSTPAYKGVLEHHGWGDLHDELNTLSKKKEWKAMGELVDDDVLEAFAVVAAPDAVAAGLRDRFGGTVDRLSFYAPYKVPDGLWGQVAAELRDA, from the coding sequence ATGAAGGTCGACGGAGGTGTGGGCGGCGACCTGTCCCTCGTGCCCGACGTGGCCCGCCAGGCCGAGGCCGACGGCTACGACGGCGTCTGGTGCGCGGAGACCAACCAAGACCCGTTCCTCACCCTGCTGCTCACCGCCGAGCACACCGAGCGCATCGAGATCGGCACCGGCATCGCCGTGGCCTTCGCCCGGAACCCCATGACCCTGGCCCAGAGCGCCCACGACCTCCAGCGCTACTCCGGGGGCCGCCTGCTCCTCGGCCTCGGCAGCCAGATCCGGCCCCACATCACCCGCCGCTTCTCCATGGAGTGGAGCCGGCCCGCGGCCCGCATGCGGGAGATGATCCTCGCCCTCCGGGCCATCTGGGCCACCTGGAACGACGGCGCCGAGCTGGCCTTCAAGGGCGAGTTCTACACCCACACCCTGATGACGCCGTTCTTCACCCCGCCGCCCTCGGAGCAGGGACCGCCGCTCGTCTACCTGGCCGCGGTGGGCCCCAAGATGACCGCCGTCGCCGGCGAGGTGGCCGACGGCCTGCTCGCCCACGGCTTCACCACCCCCGAGTACCTCCGCGACGTCACCCTGCCCGCCCTCGACATGGGGGCCACCGCCGGGGGCCGCAGCCGCTCCGACGTCAGCATCTCGCTGCCCGCCTTCGTCGTCACCGGCGAGACCGACGAGGACACGGCCAAGGCCGCCACCGCGGTGAAGGGCCAGATCGCCTTCTACGGCTCGACCCCGGCCTACAAGGGCGTCCTCGAGCACCACGGCTGGGGCGACCTCCACGACGAGCTCAACACCCTCTCCAAGAAGAAGGAGTGGAAGGCCATGGGCGAGCTCGTCGACGACGACGTGCTCGAGGCCTTCGCCGTGGTCGCCGCCCCCGACGCCGTGGCCGCCGGCCTGCGCGACCGCTTCGGCGGCACCGTCGACCGCCTCAGCTTCTACGCCCCCTACAAGGTCCCCGACGGCCTCTGGGGCCAGGTCGCGGCCGAGCTCCGCGACGCCTGA
- a CDS encoding DUF559 domain-containing protein produces the protein MSDLDRRLASVARRQRQLVTASDVAAAGGAPHHCDRRVAGGRWQRIEPGVFLLAGAPLDWTTRQLAAVLAAGERATTSHLAAARAWGWPGFGRAGLELSLPRGHRYRRPDVRCHESTDLDRCRILRRDGLPVTDPDRTLLDIARYVGAQRLTKTVEAARREGHVTWSSLISTLARHARRGRPGIRRLRAVILAHAHREEVTDTDVELLVLGLLTGAGLPEPVLHHRVFQGDRFVAEVDMAYPELMVAIECDGDVHLFDEVRERDLPRQNDLILRGWAVLRFSKARVLRRPETVVAEVREARRVAAAARRAAS, from the coding sequence ATGTCCGACCTCGACCGACGGCTCGCCTCTGTGGCTCGCCGCCAACGACAGCTCGTCACGGCGTCGGACGTGGCCGCGGCGGGGGGCGCCCCACACCACTGCGATCGGCGCGTCGCCGGTGGCCGCTGGCAGCGGATCGAGCCCGGCGTGTTCCTCCTCGCCGGGGCGCCGCTCGACTGGACCACACGCCAGCTCGCTGCCGTGCTGGCTGCCGGCGAGCGGGCCACGACCTCCCACCTCGCCGCGGCCCGGGCGTGGGGATGGCCGGGGTTCGGCCGGGCGGGGCTGGAGCTCAGCCTGCCCCGAGGCCATCGCTACCGGCGTCCGGACGTCCGGTGCCACGAGAGCACCGACCTCGATCGCTGCCGCATCCTCCGGCGCGATGGCCTCCCGGTCACCGATCCCGATCGGACGCTCCTCGACATCGCCCGGTACGTCGGTGCGCAGCGGCTCACCAAGACGGTCGAGGCGGCGAGGCGAGAGGGCCATGTCACCTGGTCGTCGCTGATCTCGACACTGGCCCGCCACGCCCGGCGGGGGCGCCCCGGCATCCGCCGACTGCGGGCCGTGATCCTGGCCCACGCCCACCGCGAAGAGGTGACCGACACCGACGTCGAGCTCCTCGTCCTCGGCCTGCTGACCGGTGCCGGGCTCCCGGAGCCCGTCCTCCACCACCGGGTCTTCCAGGGCGACCGCTTCGTGGCCGAGGTCGACATGGCCTACCCGGAGCTGATGGTCGCCATCGAGTGCGACGGCGACGTCCACCTCTTCGACGAGGTGCGGGAGCGCGACCTGCCCCGCCAGAACGACCTCATCCTGCGCGGCTGGGCCGTCCTCCGCTTCTCGAAGGCCCGGGTGTTGCGTCGACCGGAGACGGTCGTGGCCGAGGTGCGCGAGGCGCGGCGCGTGGCGGCCGCCGCTCGACGCGCCGCCTCCTGA